In the Gemmatimonas sp. genome, GCGAGCACGACCAGATGAGCCCATCACGAATGGCAGCGACGGCCACCGCGCTCCTGCTGACGCTCACCGCGACGACCGCCAACGGGGCGGTGCGACATGTCGCGTGGGCCGGCATGGTGTTGGGTACCAATGGGTCCAAGATCCGCGGCGAAGTTGAGATGCTCGCAGGCAAGGATGCGGGGACTTCCGTCGTGGAGGTCAGTTATGCGCGCGACGCGGCGGGGGCCGTTCGCCCGTGGCATGTCCATGTGGGCAGCTGCGCGAGAGGCGGCCCGGTGCTCGGCGCCGCGTCGGCGTATCCGCTGCTGCGCGTGGATGGCACCGGCGCCGCCGAGGGCAAGGCGACGTTACGCCTGATGCTCCCGGACAGCGGCAGCTTCTACCTGAATGTCCATGAGTCGGCATCCGCCATGTCCAAGATCGTGGCCTGCGGGGATCTCCTGCTCGAGGAGTAGGGGGCGCTGTCCGAGGTCGCTAGACTGCAGGGATGACGACACCGACCGAAACCGCCCCCGACCGCTACGCCTTCTGGCAGAACGCTCCGCTCTCGATCGCGGGCTCGCGGGTGCTGGTGGCCACCAAGCCCGGGGTGTTTGCGCACGGCACGGTCGACGCGGCGTCGATGATGCTGGCGGAACAGATGGCGTCGATGGGACGCAGCACGTCGGTGCACCTGAACTGCGGCAACGGCATGGTCCCGGCCGCGGCGGCGGTGGCGGGCGGGGCGTCGGTGCTCTGGTGCTCGGATCGTTCGCTGCCGTCGGTGCAGGCCACCGAGCGCACCATGGCCGCCAACGGCATCGCCGGCTCGCATGTGGTGCATGCGCATGGCACACACGCGTTTCCGCTGGCGCTGGCGGCCGATGTGGTCACCATTCGCGTGTCCACCGACAAGCTGGCGCTGCAGCAGCTGATCTGGGAGGCGTTTCATGCGCTCCGGATCGGCGGCAAGTGCTATATCGCCGGCGCCAACGACGAGGGCGTGAAGCCGGCGGTGCGCCTGTTGGAGTCGATCTTCGGCATGGCCCGACTCGAGGCCCAGCACAGCGGACATCGCCTGGCGGTGGCCACGAAGGCGCAGATCGCCCCCGCCTCGCTCACGGAGGGCACGTCGCCGTATCTCGACCCCGAGCATTTTCGGGAGGTCGCGGTGACGCTCAAGGGAGTGGTACACTCGCTGTACTCTCGTCCTGGCGTGTTCTCCTGGGAGCACCTCGATGAGGCCACGCAGCTTCTCGGCGACCTCATGGACATTCGGGCCGGCGAGTCGGCGCTCGATCTGGGCTGCGGTGCGGGTGCGTTGGGACTCACGGCCGCTTCGCTGTCGGGGACCGGCCGGGTGCTGATGGTGGATGCCGACGCCGAGGCGGTGCGTTGCGCGACGCGTGGAATCGCGAAGGCCGAGCTCGCCAACGCCGAGGTGCGCGCGAGTGATGTCGGTGGCGGGCTGGGTGAGGAGTTGTTCGATGTGGTGGTCTCCAATCCGCCGTTTCATCAGGGGAAGGCCACCGATCTCATGGTGCCGCGGCAGTTCATCGCCGACGCCTACAAGCACCTGAAGGTCGGCGGGCGAATGATGCTCGTGGCCAACCGCACCCTCCCGTACGAGCAGGCGATCGCCGACCGGTTCGGTGAGGTGCGCACGATTCACGACGGTCGACGGTTCAAGGTGTTGGGCGCCACCCGGTAGGTGTGCGACCGCAGCCGCGAGGGCAGCTGCGCGGGGCAAGCCGGCAGGTACGCCCGTTCCCTAAGCAGTCGCCGGGGCCTTAGCCTCCGCCTTCGCGCCGGCTTTCGCGGCGAGTGCCGCCTCGCGCAGGGTGTGAATCTCGGTGGCGCCGAGCAGGCGCCAGCGTCCCACCGCCACGTCGCCCAAGGAAAGGGGACCGATCGCCACACGCTGCAGCGTGT is a window encoding:
- a CDS encoding methyltransferase, giving the protein MTTPTETAPDRYAFWQNAPLSIAGSRVLVATKPGVFAHGTVDAASMMLAEQMASMGRSTSVHLNCGNGMVPAAAAVAGGASVLWCSDRSLPSVQATERTMAANGIAGSHVVHAHGTHAFPLALAADVVTIRVSTDKLALQQLIWEAFHALRIGGKCYIAGANDEGVKPAVRLLESIFGMARLEAQHSGHRLAVATKAQIAPASLTEGTSPYLDPEHFREVAVTLKGVVHSLYSRPGVFSWEHLDEATQLLGDLMDIRAGESALDLGCGAGALGLTAASLSGTGRVLMVDADAEAVRCATRGIAKAELANAEVRASDVGGGLGEELFDVVVSNPPFHQGKATDLMVPRQFIADAYKHLKVGGRMMLVANRTLPYEQAIADRFGEVRTIHDGRRFKVLGATR